taataatattcataataataatattgacaataataatattcataataacaatattcataataataatattcataataacaatatttataataataatattcataataacATTGATGTTTCCTCTAGGGAGAATTTCTTCCAACATGATATTCAAAATACAAAtcaaattaataataaaataattactAATATAAcacaaaatgaaaaacaaaacgcaagaaatgaaaaatgcTTGGACATAAATAACAAagaaaagaagaaaaaaaataaaagcGTTCATTACGATATGGATGAAATATTGTCGTTAAAATGTAAAGTTTATGATGAATTAGATACATGCCTTAAATGTATAAACAATTTGactaaaaataaaaagttatatgaacaattaaaaaaatataagaataagCTTGACAAAGCTACCAAAACAAAAAAGTTATATGACGAATGTACATCCGAAAAAACGGGTTCTTATTACACTATGAAAGATTCGTAcatatcatcattattgtgtaatgaatataaattaaatcatatattaaataagGGTGATATCAAATTATCTGACGATAAACACATTTTATCTTACAACCAtcataagaaaaataataatatcaacgatattaataatattaatcatattagtaaatttgttaataaggataatgataaaaccttgaataatattaatattttaaatcaTAATAAAGATCCAAACAGTGCCATTTTCTTACCTAGTGATAATACAGAAAGTGTTATTTACAATATGAACACAAATAGAAAATTATGCGATAACAATTTGAATGTATCCAAAcatgttttatataaaaattcgAAAGGAACTGATAGCACAAGaacaaatatttatgatgaTTATAGTATGTCCTATGTAAAATCAAATGTAGATAAtgttgaaaaaaaagaaaaaatgaaaaataatataaatatatctgataaatatttcttatcAGAAACTGATTCTCCATATAtagggaaaaaaaaagctTTAATGATTacattaaattataatggTTTATTAGAAGGATGTGTAAATGACACTGTAGATATGTGTGACCATTTAATGCAACGTTTTGGATTTAATGATTTTATATTGTTGAATGATTGTAATTTATGTTATAGAAATTTTGTTACACAAAAAgcaaataaaaaaaatatattaagtAATTTACATAATCTTATTGTTAATTCAAATAATGgagatatattatttttctatttttgTGGTTATTCTATAAAATTGATAGATTCCAAATTTAcagaaaattataattttgcTTTACTTCCTCAAGACcattcaaaaaataattatatatattcaaatgaaatatttaatataataaaaaaattacaagGAGGAAAACaattatgtataatatttgatACTACATATACTTCATATTTTGTTCCAGTACCTACTTCAATAacttataataaaaatatgaatacaactgaaatatataaatataataatttttcttctaatcaaaaatatttaaaatcATTAAAAACGTTTGGTAAAATAAGAGATAGAAATGTTGATTCGATTTTTgttgaaaatattaaaaaaccattattatatgaaatttataaaaaggaaaatgaTACTAATACAAATGATAAAATCATGCTTGTCCCatcaatttttttcttttctcCTGATTGTAATGATAGAAATGATTTTGAATTCTCAATCAAAAACAAAGTCAGAGGTAATAAACTATGACACATACTataagaaaagaaatatgtatatgtaaataaataaataaataaatatataaatatatatatatatatatatatgtatatatatccttATGCATAGTtgtatatttctttttatttatattttatcttaattataatttttttttttttatttcccTTTTATATAACCCATTTTAGGTTTATTGACCTACTGCTTAGGTAAAGCGATCGAATTGCTGAAAAACGATTTTTCTTATCATGATTTGTTTGTTGCTGCATCTCAAATATTAATTGATATAAAGAAGGAATATAATTtgaaatatgtaaaatttAAACTGTCCTTTTTAAATGAGTACTCACCAGATGACATCAAATTTTTATCACACGAAAGTCTTTTCTTAAAGAAAAAACTACAACTAGATGAACCTTTATGGAAACCCTCCTTAAAATTAAACAATTTAAATCAATATATTCAAGATATTTGTAATATGGATGAAAGGAAAATGTTAAAAagttcaaaaaaaaaatgtttgctaatttttataaaggatattaaattttatacgtacaaaaatatagataCAAAAAATGAGTACTTTGTAAGTTGCTTTATTAAAACCAAGAATGTCAACATATTGTGTGTCAggtaatatataaacataaaagaaaaaaatcCCACTTAAATTATGCATGgcaatattaatatatatatatatatatgtatatattttatttttagacgtaataatacaaaagaACAAAGAATTGTTcaagataaaatatttttcctAGAGTACATTACATTGAATGTAACCCATATGGTACGAAAGACAAAAAcgatatatattacaaaaaagttaaaattttatgttcatctaatattaataatgtatgaatatattattttttatctaCAGGAAAATGGCAACATTTATGTAGAattatttaagaaaaaaaggaaaaattattttgtagCAAGGagtatatttaatataaggtacatataaatatatatatatatatatatatatataattatttgaaGTAATCTTATTTGATAATCTCATTATCCacatttcattattttttttttttttttttatNNNNNNNNNNNNNNNNNNNNNNNNNNNNNNNNNNNNNNNNNNNNNNNNNNNNNNNNNNNNNNNNNNNNNNNNNNNNNNNNNNNNNNNNNNNNNNNNNNNNNNNNNNNNNNNNNNNNNNNNNNNNNNNNNNNNNNNNNNNNNNNNNNNNNNNNNNNNNNNNNNNNNNNNNNNNNNNNNNNNNNNNNNNNNNNNNNNNNNNNNNNNNNNNNNNNNNNNNNNNNNNNNNNNNNNNNNNNNNNNNNNNNNNNNNNNNNNNNNNNNNNNNNNNNNNaaaaaaaaaaaaaaaaaagacaaaatgaaataaaatacatcCATAATATGATATGTATTAATGTAAAACTCCCTTTATAATAtacctatatatatatatatatatatatatatatatatatatatatatttatttatttatttatttatttttatttttttcctttttagaaaaatattattggTATTATCGATTTGAATATTAAATGTGTTTCCTAAGGATATTTGTTCTTTATTAAATTCCACTCCATCTTTaaatttttgtatttatgtttgttttatttatatataaaatgataaccttcaatttaaataattaaatatgttgtttgtattattccgtatatatgtaaccataattatttaaatataaccattatatttgtaaacatacatatatatatatatatatatatatttgtgtaTGTGAgtttgttttgttttaaaattttttgtttgaataatgatgaatatattattgtcattttattatccGCTTTCAggattttatataattattattataaaaagtataataatattttttaataaatccgtcatttttttttttttttttttttttgtcttttttttatgaacaCAAAAAGttttgaaataaaataattcattttaaaaagatttataatatttgtattattaaaaaaaatatataaattccTTGAAAATTATGTTTTAATAGATAGGTATACACCTatttgaataaataaatgttttcatatattattaaataaacaGATCTGAAAATGTGAATTTCTTTTTAGAAAATATGTTAATTATTCAAAGTTGTATTATTTGCTAATTAAacatatgtaataaaaagaaaaaaaaattataaggTTAAATAGTTTCCTTTGACAAATGTTaaaacaacaaaaaaaaaattataaaaaaataaaagaaataatcaaaaattaaaaagaaaaaaaat
This is a stretch of genomic DNA from Plasmodium reichenowi strain SY57 chromosome 14, whole genome shotgun sequence. It encodes these proteins:
- a CDS encoding metacaspase-like protein (part of same gene as PRSY57_1437700A~gap found within coding sequence), whose protein sequence is KNIIGIIDLNIKCVS